From the Oceanivirga salmonicida genome, the window GTAAAAATTCATTTTGATTAATATATGCATATGATGTATACTTTAATTTTTCGTCAAATATCATTAACATTTCTTTTTCTATTTTAACTGTAGATGTCTTATCTTTAATATAGTTTAAAACAACTTTACCATCATCACTTTTCAAAGTTAAATCATTTTTAGATTTTACTCTTTTTAGCATAAATATACCTTTTTTAGTTTCCATTACTGCATTTTCTAAATTATCTTTACTATACATGTATATAGGTTCATTTATTAATGTATAAAATGTTTTAAATAATTTATAATCCTGTTTTTCACTATATAATTTTGTAACTTTACCATTTTTAGTAATTTTCCATTTGTCATTTAATCTTTCAACTTTTATTTTGTTATCTTCACTTTTTAACAATAAATAATCATTTATAATAAAATCATCTACTGTTGTAATTTTATTTAATTTAATATCTTGTCTACCTGTTTCATAATAATTTATTGCTAAATTATATTCTTTATAATTATCATGACAAAAAACATATTCTTGATTAAATTCATCATAAAATATTTCTTTAGAATTACATACATTATCTAATTTAACACTACTATTTGAAAACTTTCTAGGGTATCTTTCCTTTTCTATTTTAACATTAGTTTTATTTATATTTGTTGATGAAAAACTACACGAGAATAAACTAACTCCTAGTGTTAAACCTAATATTATTTTTTTAATCACTATATCACTCCTATCATATTATATACTTTTATTATTTTTCTAATATTTGCGGCTTAATCCAATCACTTTTTTCCCCCATAGTATAATTTTTAATAAATTCTTCTTTAAATTCTTTAAATCTATTTTCTTCAATGGCTTTTCTAGATTCATTCATTAAATTTATTAAAAACCATAGATTATGATATGTGGCTAATCTTTGTCCTAGTATTTCATTAGCTTTAAATAAATGTCTAATATATGCTCTAGTATAATTTTTACAAACATAATTATCAGCAATATCTAATGGTCTTGTATCTTCTGAATATTTGGCATTTTTTATAACTAATCTACCATATTTAGTAAATACAGTACCATGTCTACCTATTCTTGATGGATGAACGCAATCCATCATATCTACACCGTGCTCAACTGCTTCTAACATATCTAATGGTTCTCCTACTCCCATAAGATATCTAGGTTTATTTTCAGGCAATTTAGGAGCAGTGTGTTTTAGTATTCTATACATTTCATCTGTAGGTTCTCCAACGGCTAATCCACCTATTGCATATCCTGAAAAACCTTCATCAAATTTCAATAATTCTTCTAAGCAATATTCTCTTAAATCTTCATATATTCCACCTTGAACTATTGCAAATAGACCTTGTTTATCTTTATTTCTATTTGCATCTATACATCTTTTAGCCCATCTTATTGTTCTATTTATGGAAGGTATTAAATATTCTCTTGTTGACATTCCTGGTGGACATTCATCTAATACCATCATTATATCACTGCCTAGGTTATTTTGAATTTCAATTGATTTTTCTGGCGAAATAAATCTTTTTGACCCATCTATATGTGAACTAAAATATGCACCTTCTTCTTTTATTTTTCTAATTTGTGCTAAACTAAATATCTGAAATCCTCCACTATCAGTTAATATAGGTTTATTCCAATTCATAAATTTATGAAGTCCACCTAATTTATATATTAACTCATCACTAGGTCTTAAATGTAAATGGTAAGTATTCCCTAAAATAATTTGAGAACTTATCTCTTCTAATTCTTCTGGTGTCATTGTCTTAACAGTAGCCTGTGTTCCTACTGGCATAAACACAGGTGTTTTTATATCTCCATGAGGTGTTTTTATAAGTCCAGTTCTAGCATTTCCATCTTTGCTTTTTATCTCAAATGTTATTGGTTTCAAATTTCCTCCTAAATTATTTCTAATGTATCTTTAACATTTAATAAATTTTTCTTTAATTTTTCAAAATTTTCTTTACTTCTTATCATTATTCTCATACTTATTATAGCATGAACTTGACCATTCTTATTCTTTAAATTTGTATTCATTAATACTATATCTAATTTTTGTTCATTTATTATTTTAATATATTCTAATAATAAACCATCTCTATTTAAAGCAATAATTTTAAATGAGTATGGGTATTTTGCAGTTGAATTTTCAAGTAATTTTTCATCCCAATAAACTTCAACTTCTCTTTCAGGTTCTTTAAACATTAAATTCTTTATATTTTCACAATCAAATTTATGTATAACTATACCACGACCTCTGGTAACATAGCCTTTAATTTTAATCCCTGGTAATGGATTACAACATTTTGCAAAATGAAATAATGTATTATCAGAACCAGATATTTTAATACCTGTATTATCATTTTCAGAAAATTTATCAGCAATTTTATTTCCTTTTTCTGTTGCTTCTTCTAAAAGTTTTTCTTCATTTTCAGGTTCTTCTGGTCTAAATTTTTGTATAAATGTTTCTAAATGTAAATCATAAATAGCAAATCTATAATATAAATGATCAATATCTTTTATATTATATTTTTTCATGTAAAGGTGAACTTTATCATCATCTTCTAAATCTTTAAATCTAAGGCCTAATTTTAAAAATTCTTCTTCTAATAGTTCTTGACCTTCTTTTACCTTATCAACAAATTCCCTATCTTTAAACCATTTTCTAATTTTTGCTTTTGAACTATTGCTATTAACCATGTTTTGCCAATCTCTACCAGGTCCTTTGGTTGCTTTTGAAGTTAATATTTCTACCTTATCTCCATTTTCTAATACATGGTCTAAAGGAACTATTCTATCATTTACTCTTGCTCCTATTGTTCTATAACCAATTTGTGTATGAACTTGAAACGCAAAATCTAGTGCTGTTGAATTACTATCTAATTCTAAAACATCGCCTTTTGGTGTAAATACAAATATTGTTTTATACAGAACTTCTTCTGTTAATTCTTGAGCTGTATTTGAACCAATTATTTTTTTTATGGCTTTATAGTAATCTTCATTTTTATCTTTAGTTTTCTTTTCTTTATATTTCCAATGTGCTGCAACCCCATCTTCTGCTATTGCATGCATGGCTTTGGTTCTAATTTGAATTTCTACATTTTGATTTTCACTATATTCAATAGTTGTATGTATAGATTGATAACCATTACTCTTAGGTACTGCTATATAGTCTTTAAATCTACCTGAAACAGGGATAAATATACTATGCACTGCCCCTAGTACCATATAACAATCTTCTTCTTTATCAACTATTACTCTTATTGCAATTAAATCCATCAAATCAGTAAATTTTTTATTTTTTTCAACCATTTTTCTATATATACTATATAAATGTTTGGCTCTTCCTGTAACTACTGCTTTAATATTATATTTTTCTAAATCTTTTTTTATTTCTTCTATAATTAAATTAGTTTGTTTATCTCTTTGTTCTTTCTTTCTATTGACTAATTTTTTTATTTCATTGTACCCATCAGGATTTACACAATTAAAACTTATATCCTCTAATTCACTTTTAATTTTAGACATACCTATTCTATGTGCTATTGGCGCAAAGATATCTAAACATTCTTTGGCTTTTTCTACTTGTTTATTTGGACTTTGAAATTTTATAGTTCTCATATTATGAAGTCTATCTGCTAGTTTTATTATTACTACTCTAATATCTTTAGACATAGCGACTACCATTTTACGAACATTTTCTATTTGCTTTCCATGCTTTTTGGGTAAATTCCTAAGTTTAGTAACACCATCTACTAAAATAGCAACATCTTCACCAAATTCATACTGAATATCTGCTAAAGTTATTAAGCTATCTTCTACTACATCATGAAGTAAGCCTGCTACTATTGTATCAGTATCCATATTTAAGTCAGTAAGAATTTCAGACACTTCTATTGGGTGTATAATATATTCTTCTCCACTTTTTCTATATTGATCTTGATGCGCTTCACGAGCTAAAACAAAGGCTTTATTTATTTTTTCTATATCTAAATTTTTATTAGCTTTTATTTTATCAAATAATCTAGTATATGATTCTTTATAACTCATAATTTACCCTTCTATAATATTTGTGATTTTATTTATACATTCTTTTAATTTATCAACATAAAATGTCTTCCCTCTTGGATCATCTAATGGAATTGATATACTAATTGCACCAACTATTTCTCCTGCCAAATTTTTAAGTGGTGTTCCTATACAATATACTCCAAGTTTATATTCTTCATATTCTGTTGAATACCCATTTTTTCTTATTCTTTTTAAATCTTTTAGTAATACATCGTAAGTTGTAATTGTTCTTGACGTATATTTAATTATTTCACTACTATCCCATACTTTTTTTATATTTTCTTCTGACTGAAATGCTAGTAGAGCTTTTCCTGAGGCTGTACAATACATAGGAGCTCTCTTCCCTACTTTAGAATCTTTCATTATTTTTTTATTATTATCAGGTGAATACTTATCAATATACAATATTTGAGATCCATCTTGTATTACAAAATGAATTACTTGTTCTACTTCGCTTGCAAGTTTAATTATTATTCTCTTAGATACACTTACAAAATCAAAATTTTGAACTACTCTATTTCCTAATCTAAACATTTTAAAAGTTAATGTATATTTTTTATTTTTTAATTGTTTAATATAACCATTTTCTTTTAGAGAATGAAGAAGCCTATATGTCGTTGTTTTATTTAAAGACACCTTTTTACTAATAGTTGTCAATCCTATTTCCTTTTCCTCTGATATTATTTCTAAAATATTTAACGCTCTATCTAAACTTTGTAATGCTGACATATACTCACCTCACACTTTTTTACTTTTATTATAACAAATTATTACCTTATAAATCAATTATTTGTTGGTTTTAAATTTACTTATTTTTTTTATGCTTTAATATAATCAATTTTAAAAGATAATTTTGTTGTTTTTATATTAAATTTTTATTGTATTATAAAGTAATTTTAATCATTTATAAAATATGTTTGTCAAAATATTCTTGCAATTTTATTATTTTAGAG encodes:
- the tgt gene encoding tRNA guanosine(34) transglycosylase Tgt, yielding MKPITFEIKSKDGNARTGLIKTPHGDIKTPVFMPVGTQATVKTMTPEELEEISSQIILGNTYHLHLRPSDELIYKLGGLHKFMNWNKPILTDSGGFQIFSLAQIRKIKEEGAYFSSHIDGSKRFISPEKSIEIQNNLGSDIMMVLDECPPGMSTREYLIPSINRTIRWAKRCIDANRNKDKQGLFAIVQGGIYEDLREYCLEELLKFDEGFSGYAIGGLAVGEPTDEMYRILKHTAPKLPENKPRYLMGVGEPLDMLEAVEHGVDMMDCVHPSRIGRHGTVFTKYGRLVIKNAKYSEDTRPLDIADNYVCKNYTRAYIRHLFKANEILGQRLATYHNLWFLINLMNESRKAIEENRFKEFKEEFIKNYTMGEKSDWIKPQILEK
- a CDS encoding RelA/SpoT family protein; the protein is MSYKESYTRLFDKIKANKNLDIEKINKAFVLAREAHQDQYRKSGEEYIIHPIEVSEILTDLNMDTDTIVAGLLHDVVEDSLITLADIQYEFGEDVAILVDGVTKLRNLPKKHGKQIENVRKMVVAMSKDIRVVIIKLADRLHNMRTIKFQSPNKQVEKAKECLDIFAPIAHRIGMSKIKSELEDISFNCVNPDGYNEIKKLVNRKKEQRDKQTNLIIEEIKKDLEKYNIKAVVTGRAKHLYSIYRKMVEKNKKFTDLMDLIAIRVIVDKEEDCYMVLGAVHSIFIPVSGRFKDYIAVPKSNGYQSIHTTIEYSENQNVEIQIRTKAMHAIAEDGVAAHWKYKEKKTKDKNEDYYKAIKKIIGSNTAQELTEEVLYKTIFVFTPKGDVLELDSNSTALDFAFQVHTQIGYRTIGARVNDRIVPLDHVLENGDKVEILTSKATKGPGRDWQNMVNSNSSKAKIRKWFKDREFVDKVKEGQELLEEEFLKLGLRFKDLEDDDKVHLYMKKYNIKDIDHLYYRFAIYDLHLETFIQKFRPEEPENEEKLLEEATEKGNKIADKFSENDNTGIKISGSDNTLFHFAKCCNPLPGIKIKGYVTRGRGIVIHKFDCENIKNLMFKEPEREVEVYWDEKLLENSTAKYPYSFKIIALNRDGLLLEYIKIINEQKLDIVLMNTNLKNKNGQVHAIISMRIMIRSKENFEKLKKNLLNVKDTLEII
- a CDS encoding IclR family transcriptional regulator, which gives rise to MSALQSLDRALNILEIISEEKEIGLTTISKKVSLNKTTTYRLLHSLKENGYIKQLKNKKYTLTFKMFRLGNRVVQNFDFVSVSKRIIIKLASEVEQVIHFVIQDGSQILYIDKYSPDNNKKIMKDSKVGKRAPMYCTASGKALLAFQSEENIKKVWDSSEIIKYTSRTITTYDVLLKDLKRIRKNGYSTEYEEYKLGVYCIGTPLKNLAGEIVGAISISIPLDDPRGKTFYVDKLKECINKITNIIEG